Below is a window of Watersipora subatra chromosome 11, tzWatSuba1.1, whole genome shotgun sequence DNA.
GTCTACAAAATAGAAAGCAGTTAATAGAAacagaaaacatatttttgtaaagTTCTAGCTGGAAAGCTTGGCAGCAATGAGTGGCGCTAGGAGAGCGAGGAAGGAAACAGCGGAAGTTGAGGCGCTGTTGCAGTTCGCTCCTTCACAGTAGCATGACGTTGTCTTGACACCAAGAAGTTTTACGCTGGTGCAGCCTTTTTTACCGGTACCACCACAGCTTCTTCCAACTGCAatcaaaatagttttatatttttaatagcaaTAACGATAATGCTAAGGATGATACTATTTATTacaataagagcagtgtccgtctgtctgtccgtctgtccgtctgtccgtctgtccatctgttcGCATCCACTGTTGGAGGCTGAGAAAATTATTCCTTTGCACAGAATTTGAACACTTGATTTTCACCATGGTAGATCAACACTCTAACACTGCACCAACCAAACACTAATATTTTTGATTCCAtggaaacattaaaaatgcttCACATTTTTAGGGtaact
It encodes the following:
- the LOC137408839 gene encoding uncharacterized protein; translated protein: MKAVLAFLIVAAMVTYSEAVTCYVCADCSEPSGEFDCGNDVTGCTKVDLNGVVGRSCGGTGKKGCTSVKLLGVKTTSCYCEGANCNSASTSAVSFLALLAPLIAAKLSS